In one Bacteroidota bacterium genomic region, the following are encoded:
- the dxs gene encoding 1-deoxy-D-xylulose-5-phosphate synthase — protein sequence MTIKQGDLLSTINSTADLRRLEPSQLPRLCDEIRQFIIDVVCINPGHLGASLGTVEMAVAIHYVFDTPSDKLIWDVGHQAYAHKILTGRKDDFHTYRTYKGLSGFPRMAESEYDSFGTGHSSTSISAALGMAVGSAVKHEDERKHIAVIGDGSMTAGLAFEGLNHAGSTNADILVILNDNGIAIDNNVGALKDYLISITTSQFYNRLKGKVWKVLPWRRIRRFINKILASTKLAIVKQSNLFEALNFRYFGPVDGHDVVKLVKLLKGLKQIKGPKLLHCITVKGKGFDRAEKEQTRYHAPGVFDKYTGDIIEPNGNSKFQKYQTVFGETITELAAMNPRICGITPAMLSGCSLNIMMEKYPERVFDVGIAEQHAVTFSAGMATQGIVPFCNVYSSFLQRSYDQIIHDVALQKLPVIFCIDRGGLVGEDGATHHGSFDLAFLVSIPNMIISAPMNEEELRNLMFTAQESNHGPFSIRYPKGAGVMENWRTEFKSLEIGKGRKLRDGNDLAILSIGHPGNYAADAIIEAEKLGISVAHYDMRFLKPMDENLLHEVFATHKKVITVEDGTIIGGLGSAVLGFMSEHNYNAKLVRLGIPDRFIEHGSNSILHRECGYDAKGILRSIRSIMKVQ from the coding sequence ATGACCATTAAACAGGGAGATCTTCTTTCTACTATTAATTCTACCGCCGACCTTCGCCGTCTGGAGCCAAGTCAGCTGCCCCGGCTTTGCGATGAAATCAGGCAGTTTATTATTGATGTGGTTTGTATTAATCCGGGTCATCTGGGTGCCAGCCTGGGCACGGTAGAAATGGCCGTAGCCATTCATTATGTTTTTGATACGCCTTCCGATAAACTTATCTGGGACGTGGGACATCAGGCATATGCTCATAAAATTCTCACTGGCCGCAAAGATGATTTTCACACCTATCGTACCTATAAAGGGCTGAGCGGTTTTCCGCGTATGGCCGAAAGTGAGTACGATTCATTTGGAACAGGGCATTCAAGCACATCTATTTCGGCAGCCCTTGGAATGGCCGTTGGCTCGGCAGTAAAACATGAAGACGAGCGCAAACACATTGCCGTTATCGGCGACGGAAGCATGACCGCCGGACTTGCGTTCGAAGGTCTGAACCATGCAGGCTCCACCAACGCCGATATTCTTGTTATTCTCAATGATAACGGTATTGCCATTGATAACAATGTCGGGGCACTCAAAGATTATCTCATCAGCATCACTACATCACAATTTTATAACCGCCTGAAGGGTAAAGTGTGGAAAGTGCTGCCATGGCGCAGAATCCGCCGCTTCATCAATAAAATTCTGGCATCTACCAAGCTGGCGATTGTAAAACAAAGTAACCTGTTTGAAGCACTGAACTTTCGCTATTTCGGTCCCGTTGACGGACATGATGTAGTGAAGCTGGTAAAGCTGCTGAAAGGGTTGAAACAGATAAAAGGGCCGAAACTGCTTCATTGCATCACCGTGAAGGGTAAAGGCTTCGACCGTGCCGAAAAAGAACAGACACGCTATCATGCACCGGGCGTATTCGATAAATATACAGGCGACATCATTGAACCCAACGGAAACAGTAAGTTTCAGAAATATCAGACTGTATTTGGCGAAACCATTACCGAGCTTGCCGCGATGAATCCGCGCATTTGCGGAATCACTCCGGCCATGCTTTCAGGATGTTCACTGAATATTATGATGGAAAAATATCCCGAAAGAGTTTTTGATGTGGGCATTGCGGAGCAGCATGCCGTCACCTTCTCGGCAGGGATGGCAACACAGGGAATTGTACCGTTCTGTAACGTTTATTCAAGCTTTTTGCAGCGTTCATACGACCAGATTATTCATGATGTGGCGCTGCAGAAACTTCCCGTGATATTCTGTATCGACCGGGGCGGACTTGTGGGCGAAGACGGTGCCACCCACCACGGCTCATTTGATCTGGCATTTCTGGTTTCCATACCCAACATGATTATTTCCGCTCCTATGAACGAAGAAGAGCTGCGCAACCTGATGTTCACGGCGCAGGAATCCAATCACGGACCTTTTTCTATCCGTTATCCGAAAGGCGCGGGCGTGATGGAAAACTGGAGAACGGAATTCAAATCGCTGGAAATAGGTAAAGGGCGCAAGCTTCGTGATGGGAATGACTTAGCGATATTAAGTATCGGTCACCCCGGAAATTATGCTGCCGATGCCATTATAGAAGCAGAAAAACTGGGCATCAGCGTTGCACATTATGACATGCGGTTCTTAAAACCTATGGACGAAAACCTGCTTCACGAAGTGTTCGCCACCCACAAAAAAGTAATCACCGTTGAAGACGGCACCATCATCGGCGGCCTGGGCAGCGCGGTACTTGGCTTCATGTCGGAACATAATTATAATGCGAAGCTTGTGCGTCTCGGCATTCCCGACCGTTTTATTGAACACGGCTCCAATTCTATTCTGCATCGCGAATGCGGGTATGATGCCAAAGGAATACTGCGCAGCATCCGTTCCATCATGAAAGTGCAGTAG
- the asnS gene encoding asparagine--tRNA ligase, producing the protein MELLKKSKISDLLKSTGYNRQVNVKGWVRTKRGNNKVAFIALNDGTTIHTIQIVADVAKFDEEIMKLITTGSCISVNGTLVESLGQGQSAEIQANEIEVYGTADATTYPLQKKGHTLEFLREIAHLRPRTNTFGAVLRIRHAMAYAIHKYFNDNGFYYLHTPVITGSDAEGAGAMFQVTTLDVNNPPKTEEGSIDYSKDFFGKMTNLTVSGQLEAELGALALGLVYTFGPTFRAENSNTPRHLAEFWMIEPEMAFYDINDDQDLAEDFLKYLVRYALENCKDDLEFLQKMYDNELIERLNFVVDNAFARVEYTEAVEVLLKSDQKFEFPVSWGCDLQAEHERYLVEKHYQKPVILTGYPKEIKAFYMKMNDDGKTVRAMDVLFPRIGEIIGGSQREENYEKLLARVDELHIPVKDVEWYLETRKYGTAPHSGFGLGFERLILFVTGMANIRDVIPFPRTPGNAEF; encoded by the coding sequence ATGGAACTATTAAAAAAGTCGAAAATCAGCGATCTGCTCAAAAGTACCGGATACAACAGGCAGGTAAATGTTAAAGGTTGGGTAAGAACAAAAAGGGGAAACAACAAAGTTGCCTTTATTGCACTCAACGACGGGACAACCATTCACACGATTCAAATTGTTGCCGATGTGGCAAAGTTTGATGAAGAAATCATGAAGCTCATCACTACGGGTTCATGCATCTCGGTAAACGGAACGCTGGTTGAGTCGCTCGGACAGGGACAAAGTGCCGAAATACAGGCGAATGAAATTGAAGTATATGGTACTGCCGACGCTACCACCTATCCGCTGCAGAAAAAAGGGCACACCCTTGAATTTCTGCGTGAAATAGCCCATTTAAGGCCCCGCACCAATACGTTTGGTGCCGTGCTGCGCATCAGGCATGCCATGGCATACGCCATTCACAAATATTTTAATGATAATGGATTTTATTACCTGCATACACCCGTCATCACAGGTTCTGATGCCGAAGGCGCCGGTGCCATGTTTCAGGTAACCACCCTCGATGTAAACAACCCGCCCAAAACCGAAGAAGGCAGCATCGATTATTCAAAAGATTTCTTTGGCAAGATGACCAACCTTACCGTTTCCGGTCAGCTTGAAGCTGAACTGGGAGCGCTTGCACTGGGACTGGTTTATACCTTCGGTCCGACATTCAGAGCAGAGAACTCGAACACACCAAGGCACCTTGCCGAGTTCTGGATGATAGAACCCGAAATGGCTTTCTACGATATCAACGATGATCAGGATCTCGCCGAAGATTTTCTGAAATATCTGGTTCGTTATGCTCTTGAAAACTGTAAAGACGATCTGGAGTTCCTGCAGAAAATGTATGATAACGAACTTATTGAACGCCTTAATTTTGTAGTTGACAACGCTTTTGCCCGTGTTGAATATACAGAAGCCGTTGAGGTGTTGCTGAAGTCAGATCAGAAGTTTGAATTTCCGGTAAGCTGGGGATGCGACCTTCAGGCTGAACATGAACGTTACCTGGTGGAAAAACATTATCAAAAACCCGTCATCCTTACGGGATATCCGAAAGAGATCAAAGCGTTTTACATGAAGATGAACGATGACGGGAAAACGGTGCGCGCCATGGATGTATTGTTTCCGCGTATCGGTGAAATTATTGGCGGATCACAGCGTGAAGAAAATTATGAAAAACTGCTTGCGCGCGTTGACGAATTGCACATTCCGGTGAAAGATGTTGAGTGGTACCTCGAAACACGTAAATACGGAACGGCGCCACACAGCGGCTTCGGACTCGGGTTTGAACGACTGATACTGTTTGTAACAGGCATGGCGAACATTCGCGATGTGATACCTTTCCCCAGAACACCGGGCAATGCAGAATTCTGA